The following proteins are co-located in the Silene latifolia isolate original U9 population chromosome 1, ASM4854445v1, whole genome shotgun sequence genome:
- the LOC141619591 gene encoding putative F-box protein At3g25750, translated as MTTIDRGWSMLPRELVEEIILKIDWPEDVLRFSRVCRAWFDAFMRIRPKWTPANPWILLSENTHDNPECLRKAYNPGNNKFYQFKLPETFGRNCWGSDLGWIITLGLDLEMSLFNPLTKLRLYLPCTNTLMRTTFTNAEPEVVLLDYGVCKEDCEHYPYWMREVYILRACILKTGKQLKLYNDVNEDLDDDDDNDGLFVAVIHVRERVDYFDHNLIKSTYLSVARPGDIRWTLIETPSDLCIRDVIFWRDLLWFTDNEGSLWYVDLNKGGGPSFKSMECLVNPQEPEDVKNPMHYLVQSSNQELLLVKRFSKATIHYTMSDYFETNYTNNGLEFDYDDNYCAHHDLNSIYRKSMSSFTQRFRIYKLDLSSNMWKPVVDTSDFGGITMFLGKNTSQIATASRSGTCKANCIYFTGEHIIKCGHDIGIYNLDSDKIEAFYNGHDTDSDYCIPFWFTPLLY; from the coding sequence ATGACGACGATTGATCGAGGATGGTCAATGCTTCCACGCGAGTTAGTTGAAGAAATAATCTTGAAAATAGATTGGCCGGAGGATGTTCTACGTTTCTCCCGTGTTTGTCGCGCATGGTTTGACGCTTTTATGCGGATTAGACCAAAGTGGACCCCGGCAAACCCTTGGATTTTATTATCAGAGAATACACACGATAACCCAGAGTGTTTAAGAAAAGCgtacaacccaggtaacaacaAGTTTTATCAATTCAAATTGCCGGAAACTTTTGGTAGAAATTGTTGGGGTTCGGATCTTGGTTGGATAATTACCTTGGGTCTCGACTTAGAAATGAGTCTATTCAATCCTCTAACAAAGCTTAGACTTTACCTTCCTTGTACCAACACCCTTATGCGGACGACATTTACGAATGCAGAACCTGAGGTGGTATTGTTAGATTATGGAGTCTGCAAGGAGGATTGTGAACACTATCCATACTGGATGAGGGAAGTGTACATCTTAAGGGCGTGTATACTTAAAACCGGTAAACAATTAAAATTATACAATGACGTAAATGAGGACTtggatgacgatgatgataatgatgggCTTTTTGTTGCGGTCATTCATGTCCGTGAGCGTGTAGATTACTTTGATCACAACTTGATTAAGTCGACTTACTTGTCTGTCGCCAGACCCGGAGATATAAGATGGACTCTAATTGAGACTCCTTCCGATTTATGTATTAGAGATGTAATATTTTGGAGGGATTTGTTATGGTTTACGGACAATGAAGGCTCTCTTTGGTATGTTGATCTCAATAAAGGTGGAGGACCGTCTTTCAAATCTATGGAATGTTTAGTTAATCCACAAGAACCCGAAGACGTTAAAAATCCCATGCACTACCTGGTACAATCATCTAACCAAGAGCTTCTCCTGGTTAAGCGATTCAGCAAAGCAACGATACACTACACGATGAGTGACTACTTTGAGACGAACTATACTAACAACGGACTGGAATTTGACTATGACGACAATTATTGTGCTCATCATGACCTTAATAGTATTTATAGGAAATCAATGTCGTCATTTACCCAAAGATTTAGAATCTACAAACTTGATTTGAGCTCTAACATGTGGAAACCTGTCGTCGATACTTCAGATTTTGGTGGAATTACAATGTTTTTgggtaaaaatacttcccaaattgcTACTGCTTCTAGGTCCGGTACGTGCAAGGCTAATTGCATTTACTTTACGGGTGAGCATATCATCAAATGTGGACATGATATAGGCATCTATAATTTAGACTCGGACAAAATTGAAGCATTCTATAATGGCCATGACACCGACTCtgattattgtattcctttttgGTTTACTCCCCTTCTGTACTAA